The following proteins come from a genomic window of Alicyclobacillus dauci:
- the pepF gene encoding oligoendopeptidase F — protein sequence MPSIPTLWKAETNDGKRLRTRDEIDDKYKWDLEAIYPSESDWQKDADKLEELLQQFAGLQGKIGESSESLLNALKLHDEVGKVSGKLYVFAKMKLDEDTSNSRAQALQDKAFGLLVKTESVTAFLVPEILTIDDDKLEAMVKENKDLQLYEFSLQEITRQKEHVLSENEEQLLASFGEILNAPSEIYQMYNNADMVFPTIKDEDGDEVEITHGLFSQLLESKDRTVRKNAFEAVYQTYEKHRNTVAAMYGANVKRGVVSARVRNFESARQASLESDNIPVSVYDNLIEAVHDFLPSLHKYLRLRSRVLGLPDLQMYDLYTPMVQDIDWKVPYDEAKETVLSAIKVLGDDYRSIAEKGLNSGWVDVYENKGKRSGAYSWGTYGTHPYMLLNYHDSLDNVFTLAHELGHSMHSYFSKKTQPYVYSGYTIFVAEVASTCNEALLLDYLLKRTDDKAKRAYLLNHQLETIRGTLYRQTMFAEFEKMAHAHVEEGGALTPEWLDETYYDLCKQFFAAGCHVNDEIAREWMRIPHFYTPFYVYKYATGISAALALSRRILTEGDPAVKDYLGFLSSGSSDYSINLLRRAGVDMESPQPVRSALEQFDSMVDELDGLLS from the coding sequence ATGCCTTCCATCCCGACATTGTGGAAGGCAGAGACGAACGATGGGAAGAGATTGCGTACGCGTGACGAGATCGACGATAAGTACAAGTGGGATCTCGAAGCAATTTACCCATCCGAGTCAGACTGGCAGAAAGACGCGGATAAACTTGAGGAACTCCTGCAGCAGTTTGCTGGATTGCAGGGCAAAATCGGTGAGTCCAGCGAGAGCTTGCTGAACGCTTTGAAGTTGCATGACGAGGTCGGCAAAGTGTCCGGCAAGTTATACGTCTTCGCCAAGATGAAATTGGACGAGGACACGAGCAACAGCCGTGCACAGGCGTTGCAGGATAAGGCATTTGGCCTGCTCGTCAAGACGGAATCCGTGACGGCCTTCCTGGTTCCGGAAATCCTGACCATCGACGATGACAAGCTTGAAGCGATGGTAAAGGAAAACAAGGATCTGCAATTGTACGAGTTTTCACTGCAGGAAATTACGCGACAAAAAGAGCACGTTTTGTCGGAGAACGAGGAACAACTGCTCGCGTCTTTCGGTGAAATACTCAACGCGCCGAGTGAAATCTATCAGATGTACAACAACGCGGACATGGTTTTCCCGACCATCAAAGATGAAGACGGCGACGAGGTCGAAATCACCCACGGGTTGTTCTCGCAACTGCTTGAGAGCAAGGATCGGACTGTTCGCAAAAACGCGTTTGAAGCCGTCTATCAAACGTACGAAAAGCACCGGAACACGGTTGCCGCCATGTACGGCGCAAACGTCAAACGCGGTGTCGTCAGCGCGCGTGTACGCAACTTCGAATCCGCCAGACAGGCGTCCCTGGAGTCGGACAACATCCCGGTCTCGGTCTACGACAACCTCATCGAAGCGGTTCACGATTTTCTGCCTTCACTTCACAAGTACCTGCGCCTTCGCTCGCGCGTCTTAGGCCTACCCGATCTCCAAATGTACGATCTCTACACCCCCATGGTCCAAGACATCGACTGGAAGGTGCCTTACGACGAGGCGAAGGAAACAGTCTTATCCGCCATCAAAGTACTCGGCGACGATTACCGTAGCATTGCCGAAAAAGGCCTCAACAGTGGCTGGGTAGACGTGTATGAGAACAAAGGCAAGCGCAGTGGTGCATATTCGTGGGGAACATACGGAACGCATCCGTACATGCTTCTCAATTATCACGACTCCCTCGACAACGTATTCACTTTGGCACATGAATTGGGCCACTCAATGCACAGCTACTTCTCCAAGAAGACGCAACCGTATGTGTATTCCGGGTACACCATCTTCGTCGCCGAAGTGGCGTCCACGTGCAACGAAGCTTTGCTCCTTGACTATCTGCTTAAGCGGACGGACGACAAAGCGAAGCGTGCCTACCTCCTGAACCACCAACTGGAAACCATTCGCGGCACGCTCTACCGCCAAACGATGTTCGCAGAGTTCGAGAAGATGGCGCATGCCCACGTCGAAGAAGGCGGGGCGCTCACTCCGGAATGGCTGGATGAAACCTACTATGACCTCTGCAAACAGTTTTTTGCTGCTGGGTGTCATGTGAACGACGAGATCGCGCGGGAGTGGATGCGCATTCCACACTTCTACACACCGTTTTACGTGTACAAGTACGCGACCGGCATCTCTGCAGCCCTCGCGCTATCACGCAGAATCTTGACGGAAGGCGATCCGGCCGTGAAAGACTACCTGGGCTTTCTCTCCTCCGGCAGCTCCGATTACTCCATCAACTTGCTCCGTCGCGCAGGTGTAGACATGGAATCACCGCAGCCGGTTCGTTCGGCGCTAGAACAGTTCGACTCGATGGTAGATGAGCTGGATGGTTTGTTGAGCTGA
- the cdd gene encoding cytidine deaminase: protein MRGSEDNTDSDLIEAAKSARGQAYVPYSGFAVGAALKTGDGSIITGANIENASYGLTNCAERSAMFTLLTQRGQEGVRVDEIAVVADAPVPVSPCGACRQVLTEFCAPQTPVILANLRGDIKRTTVGELLPGAFTPDQMAYAESKDKASQKG, encoded by the coding sequence GTGCGTGGCAGCGAGGATAACACGGACAGCGATCTCATTGAAGCGGCCAAATCCGCACGGGGACAGGCGTACGTGCCGTATTCCGGCTTTGCCGTCGGGGCCGCGCTGAAAACGGGTGACGGCAGCATTATTACTGGCGCCAACATTGAAAATGCATCTTACGGATTGACCAACTGTGCAGAGCGAAGCGCAATGTTCACACTGCTCACGCAACGGGGGCAAGAAGGCGTGCGTGTGGACGAAATTGCCGTCGTCGCGGATGCGCCCGTTCCGGTGTCGCCGTGTGGGGCGTGTCGGCAGGTTTTGACTGAGTTTTGTGCTCCCCAAACGCCTGTCATACTGGCGAACTTGCGAGGGGACATCAAGCGAACAACCGTGGGTGAATTGTTGCCGGGGGCCTTTACACCCGATCAGATGGCCTACGCAGAGTCGAAGGACAAGGCTTCGCAGAAGGGATAA
- a CDS encoding MATE family efflux transporter → MSSLNQRRITIYSFIYRGLSAGLTFVNSAIAARYLPVALRGEYQTSVTYSSSGQSFSGGYSNYFSWSLPRRPEDTIRIVQMGNFVMFLLSIFVWLIAGCVAWFGHPSQIVLYALLTTPLSFLFGYGSRLLNSLGEISWLNRANIAQAVSFLVIYSAFAISHLHASGSTKLGWTFKIWLLSWAISVGMTLFVAYRKLGARDAIKWKWSNEEWRGLRSFGTWSSLALLSGYVNYRTDFWMVSIMTMLMTHDRMYSDSIVSIYGIAVTAAEILNTLTQSISTMVFHRVTAANSNDAGAITEVATRQTLVTSTGLAIALAAVVPALMVIYSWKKYGGAIGPFYILLPGLILKASANVISQYFTNSKGKPRTLLFVNMMVIAFNAILCFFLIPLLGMYGASIASSVAYLFEMSVYVYWYNRVSERKGRDLWVIRRSDLQPYMDVLRGVRRRVAGRQG, encoded by the coding sequence GTGTCTTCATTGAACCAACGGAGAATCACCATTTACAGCTTCATATACCGCGGTCTGTCGGCCGGTCTCACGTTTGTCAACAGCGCGATCGCAGCACGATACCTCCCTGTTGCCCTGCGCGGTGAATATCAAACGAGCGTCACCTACTCGTCAAGTGGACAATCTTTTAGCGGTGGATATTCGAACTACTTTTCATGGTCTCTACCGCGTCGCCCTGAGGACACGATTCGCATCGTGCAGATGGGCAATTTCGTGATGTTCCTCCTGAGTATTTTCGTATGGCTCATTGCGGGCTGCGTTGCTTGGTTCGGGCATCCGTCGCAGATCGTACTCTATGCACTGTTAACTACGCCTCTATCGTTTCTATTTGGGTACGGATCGCGGCTGTTGAACTCGCTCGGCGAAATATCCTGGCTAAACCGGGCCAACATCGCCCAGGCTGTCTCTTTCTTAGTCATCTACTCGGCGTTCGCCATTTCTCACTTGCATGCTTCGGGCAGCACCAAACTCGGCTGGACGTTCAAGATTTGGCTGTTGTCATGGGCTATCTCCGTAGGCATGACCCTGTTTGTCGCCTATCGCAAGCTCGGCGCGCGCGACGCGATCAAATGGAAATGGTCAAACGAAGAGTGGCGCGGACTCCGATCATTTGGCACCTGGTCATCCCTCGCCCTCCTGTCCGGCTATGTAAACTACCGTACGGACTTCTGGATGGTCTCTATCATGACGATGCTCATGACGCACGACAGGATGTACAGCGATTCCATCGTCTCAATTTACGGCATTGCCGTCACTGCGGCAGAAATTCTCAATACACTCACGCAGTCCATTTCGACGATGGTCTTTCACCGCGTGACCGCTGCGAACTCCAACGATGCCGGCGCAATCACGGAAGTCGCAACACGACAAACACTCGTGACATCAACAGGACTGGCCATTGCCCTAGCAGCCGTCGTGCCCGCCCTCATGGTCATTTACAGCTGGAAGAAATACGGCGGTGCCATCGGGCCATTTTACATCCTGTTGCCCGGCCTCATCCTCAAGGCCTCTGCAAACGTGATCAGCCAATACTTCACGAACTCCAAGGGGAAGCCGCGCACACTCCTGTTTGTGAACATGATGGTCATCGCGTTCAACGCTATCCTCTGCTTCTTCCTCATTCCACTGCTCGGGATGTACGGAGCGTCCATCGCATCAAGTGTCGCGTATCTATTCGAAATGTCCGTTTACGTTTACTGGTACAATCGCGTGTCTGAACGCAAAGGACGCGACTTGTGGGTGATTCGTCGATCCGACTTGCAACCTTACATGGACGTCTTGCGCGGCGTTCGCCGTCGCGTCGCGGGCCGGCAGGGGTAG
- a CDS encoding DUF5316 domain-containing protein, producing MAKIGFLIGLIVMAIVLVTSLFTGNWRLALKICCVFGVSSWFVSAILSGSMNSGDRMRANLASENIEDRQRRIRRASTLFLMGLPTLVLAVVVYFATLT from the coding sequence GTGGCAAAGATTGGTTTCCTCATTGGATTGATAGTCATGGCTATCGTCCTTGTGACTTCATTGTTCACTGGAAACTGGCGTCTGGCGTTAAAGATTTGTTGTGTGTTTGGGGTTTCGTCTTGGTTTGTCTCGGCGATTTTATCGGGCTCGATGAACAGTGGTGATCGGATGCGAGCAAATTTAGCAAGCGAAAACATAGAGGACAGGCAAAGAAGAATACGTCGGGCTTCCACCTTATTTCTCATGGGTCTGCCCACACTGGTGCTTGCCGTCGTGGTATACTTTGCAACACTGACGTAA
- a CDS encoding fumarate hydratase — MATKDSLLQLITETSTNLPPDVRRAIKKAQLQEEFGTRAALALNTIVDNIVSAEEDVQPICQDTGMPTFIVHCPVGFNQIQFEREIQAAIAEATKLGKLRPNSVDPLTGKNTGDNLGEGTPVVHFHQWEKDEVEVKLILKGGGCENKNIQYALPTELPGLGRAGRDLEGIRKCILHAVYQAQGQGCSAGFIGVGIGGDRTTGYELAKEQLFRSVDDVNENETLAELEDYILKTANKLDIGTMGFGGKVTLLGCKIGVRNRIPASFYVSVAYNCWAYRRLGVILDPKTGEIKQWLYRDSEEKMDRPQDAFASDDAIVLQAPISEEQIRSLKVGDVVLIKGEMHTGRDEIHKYLMKHDAPIDLNGGIIYHCGPVMLQDDDGTWHVKAAGPTTSSREEPYQADIIEKFGIRAVIGKGGMGQKTSDGLKKSGAVYLNAIGGAAQFYARSVKNVNGVDFLDEFGVPEAMWHLQVEGFPAIVTMDAHGNSLHKEVADDSLVKLEDLKEPVFA; from the coding sequence GTGGCAACGAAAGATAGTTTGCTGCAATTGATCACGGAGACGTCAACCAATTTGCCGCCGGACGTACGGCGCGCCATCAAGAAAGCACAGCTCCAGGAGGAATTTGGGACGCGTGCTGCACTCGCATTGAACACCATTGTCGATAACATCGTGTCGGCGGAAGAAGATGTCCAGCCGATTTGTCAAGATACGGGTATGCCGACATTTATTGTCCATTGCCCAGTGGGATTCAACCAAATTCAATTCGAGCGGGAGATTCAAGCGGCTATTGCTGAGGCGACGAAGCTCGGCAAACTGAGGCCAAATTCGGTCGATCCGCTGACAGGCAAAAACACAGGCGACAACTTGGGAGAAGGCACACCCGTTGTGCACTTTCATCAATGGGAGAAAGACGAGGTTGAAGTGAAACTCATCCTCAAAGGCGGCGGCTGCGAGAACAAGAATATCCAGTACGCCCTGCCGACGGAATTGCCAGGACTCGGTCGGGCTGGACGCGACTTGGAAGGCATTCGAAAGTGCATCCTGCACGCTGTTTATCAAGCGCAGGGCCAGGGCTGTAGCGCTGGGTTCATCGGTGTTGGTATCGGTGGTGATCGGACAACGGGATATGAACTGGCGAAGGAACAACTGTTCCGATCCGTCGACGACGTCAACGAGAACGAAACGCTCGCAGAGCTTGAGGACTACATTCTCAAGACAGCCAACAAGCTGGATATCGGTACGATGGGCTTCGGCGGTAAGGTGACCTTGCTCGGTTGCAAAATCGGCGTTCGCAACCGCATCCCCGCGAGTTTCTACGTGTCGGTTGCCTACAACTGCTGGGCATATCGCCGCTTGGGCGTCATTTTGGACCCGAAGACTGGTGAAATCAAACAGTGGCTCTATCGTGACTCCGAAGAAAAAATGGATCGTCCGCAAGACGCGTTCGCCTCGGATGACGCTATCGTCCTCCAAGCGCCCATCAGTGAAGAGCAAATTCGCTCCCTCAAAGTTGGGGACGTCGTTCTCATCAAGGGCGAGATGCACACGGGCCGCGACGAAATTCACAAGTACCTCATGAAGCACGACGCACCGATCGATCTGAACGGCGGCATCATCTACCACTGCGGTCCCGTCATGCTCCAGGATGACGACGGCACATGGCACGTCAAAGCAGCCGGTCCAACGACCAGTTCGCGTGAAGAGCCATACCAAGCGGACATTATCGAGAAATTCGGCATCCGCGCCGTAATCGGTAAAGGCGGTATGGGTCAGAAGACGTCAGACGGCTTGAAGAAGTCCGGTGCGGTCTATCTCAACGCAATCGGCGGTGCCGCACAGTTCTACGCCCGCTCCGTCAAGAATGTCAATGGTGTCGACTTCCTCGACGAGTTCGGCGTACCGGAAGCCATGTGGCACCTGCAAGTGGAAGGCTTCCCGGCTATCGTCACCATGGACGCACACGGCAACAGCCTTCACAAGGAAGTGGCTGACGATTCGCTCGTCAAGCTCGAAGACCTGAAGGAACCCGTGTTTGCATAA
- the lysA gene encoding diaminopimelate decarboxylase, with protein MPEQEVVAVRESDHSSLQADIDTNHHLRVGGCDAVELTKSYGTPLIVYDEERLRRTIRAFHEVFQRERVEYQISYASKAFCTMAMCQLVYEEGCGIDVVSGGELYTALASGVPAHAIHMHGNNKTPDELEYAVRENIGAIIIDNFYELSLLQDIAAARGRNVDVLIRVAPGVEAHTHEFIATGGQDSKFGFDLSSGQAGEALRQLSRAENLRCVGLHSHIGSQIFDAEGFVVAVERLADLYHFGAIELKLPFRVLNVGGGFGIQYTDEDAPPVSETISAIVATAKEVFGRKEIPLPTLWIEPGRSIAGPAGVTLYQVGSQKRVPGIRNYLAIDGGMTDNPRLALYGAKYHAVYANRADATPEDAWSVAGKCCESGDMIIWDAPLPNPQAGDILAVFATGAYNYSMASHYNRIPKPAVVFARNGKAELVVQRETWADLVRRDMPLRGK; from the coding sequence ATGCCAGAACAGGAGGTTGTCGCTGTAAGGGAGTCTGATCATTCATCTCTACAGGCTGACATCGATACCAACCACCATTTGCGAGTTGGTGGCTGTGATGCCGTTGAACTTACCAAGTCGTACGGCACACCGCTCATTGTTTACGATGAAGAACGACTTCGCCGTACCATTCGGGCTTTTCACGAGGTCTTTCAACGCGAACGAGTTGAATACCAAATTTCATACGCCAGCAAAGCCTTCTGCACGATGGCCATGTGTCAGTTGGTGTATGAGGAAGGTTGCGGCATCGATGTTGTGTCGGGGGGCGAATTGTACACCGCCCTAGCGAGTGGTGTTCCTGCACATGCCATCCACATGCACGGAAACAATAAAACACCAGATGAACTGGAGTACGCTGTAAGGGAAAATATCGGTGCCATCATCATCGATAACTTCTACGAATTATCGCTGCTTCAAGATATCGCTGCTGCGCGCGGGCGGAACGTTGACGTTCTCATCCGCGTGGCACCGGGCGTAGAGGCGCATACACACGAGTTTATCGCCACTGGTGGCCAAGATAGTAAGTTCGGGTTCGATTTGTCGAGCGGTCAGGCGGGTGAAGCACTGCGACAATTGTCGCGTGCAGAGAATCTGCGGTGTGTGGGACTGCACTCCCACATCGGATCGCAGATTTTCGATGCGGAAGGTTTCGTCGTGGCAGTCGAGCGGCTTGCTGATCTGTACCACTTCGGCGCTATTGAGCTAAAGCTGCCGTTCCGCGTGCTCAACGTGGGCGGTGGATTCGGCATTCAGTACACGGATGAAGATGCGCCGCCTGTTTCAGAGACCATCTCGGCCATTGTCGCAACGGCGAAAGAGGTTTTTGGTCGAAAGGAAATACCGCTGCCGACTTTATGGATCGAACCGGGCCGGAGTATCGCAGGGCCTGCGGGTGTAACGTTGTACCAAGTGGGCAGCCAGAAACGAGTTCCGGGGATTCGCAATTACCTTGCCATCGACGGTGGGATGACGGATAATCCTCGATTGGCTCTTTACGGCGCCAAGTATCATGCGGTGTACGCCAACCGAGCCGATGCGACACCCGAGGATGCATGGTCCGTCGCGGGAAAGTGTTGCGAAAGTGGCGACATGATCATTTGGGACGCGCCGTTGCCTAACCCGCAAGCTGGAGACATTCTCGCAGTGTTTGCAACGGGTGCTTACAATTACAGCATGGCCAGTCACTACAATCGGATTCCCAAGCCGGCGGTCGTCTTTGCTCGCAATGGCAAGGCAGAATTGGTTGTTCAACGAGAGACTTGGGCGGATTTGGTACGACGCGACATGCCCTTACGTGGCAAATAA
- a CDS encoding spore coat protein produces MQNQGQSQNNQTPQMNDRDYMNDVLSTEKYLSDGFNVAVREASHQGLFQDMMQVLMQTQQNVRDVFDLMYQKGWYKVESANPQQVTQTATQFQSYKNQFPTGQTQ; encoded by the coding sequence ATGCAAAATCAAGGACAGTCACAAAACAATCAAACACCTCAAATGAATGATAGGGATTACATGAATGATGTGCTGTCAACCGAAAAATACCTGTCGGACGGTTTCAACGTGGCAGTACGGGAGGCAAGTCATCAAGGGCTGTTTCAAGATATGATGCAGGTCCTCATGCAAACGCAACAAAATGTTCGAGACGTCTTTGACTTGATGTATCAAAAGGGCTGGTACAAAGTGGAGTCAGCCAATCCGCAACAGGTCACGCAGACAGCGACTCAGTTCCAGAGTTACAAGAATCAGTTTCCCACTGGACAAACGCAATGA
- a CDS encoding DUF378 domain-containing protein: MRWNTIDWVAWVLAIVGALNWGVIGFFGFNVIDAVFGTGTGLSRTIYALVGLGGLWQLISVLSRSGTRH; the protein is encoded by the coding sequence ATGAGATGGAACACGATCGACTGGGTTGCATGGGTCCTTGCTATCGTTGGCGCCTTAAACTGGGGGGTTATCGGGTTTTTCGGCTTCAATGTCATCGATGCCGTGTTCGGAACAGGTACAGGTCTGAGCCGTACCATCTATGCTTTAGTTGGTCTCGGAGGCCTGTGGCAACTGATTTCGGTGTTGTCCCGATCCGGCACCCGCCACTAA
- a CDS encoding VIT1/CCC1 transporter family protein, whose amino-acid sequence MAVQPMQQIESRLNRMFGREAWHKTHSSGWIGDAIYGVNDGLGAIFGIIAGVAGYTANSHIMLISGLFGALASTLSMGAGAWLAKKSEQELRHQELAHELREIKENPAHEREELSLMYQLKGFTESEADAMAERVSRDEQLFLRTMATEELGLDMEEDPRGHWKSAGIGSLSTLVGGLVPLIPFFFIHGVWAMIIAAIVSILAHFAVGGAKSVLTVRSWWVSGLEMTVVGIIVGVVAYGLGWVGEIVLR is encoded by the coding sequence ATGGCGGTTCAGCCAATGCAGCAGATCGAATCAAGATTGAACCGAATGTTTGGCCGCGAAGCCTGGCATAAAACACACTCGAGTGGATGGATCGGCGACGCCATCTATGGTGTGAACGACGGCCTCGGAGCCATTTTCGGCATCATTGCGGGTGTTGCCGGTTACACTGCAAACAGCCACATCATGCTTATAAGCGGGTTGTTCGGAGCGCTTGCCAGCACCCTCTCCATGGGCGCAGGTGCTTGGCTTGCGAAGAAGTCGGAACAGGAACTCAGGCATCAAGAGCTTGCCCACGAACTGAGAGAAATCAAAGAAAACCCAGCGCACGAACGGGAAGAGCTCTCGCTCATGTACCAACTGAAAGGCTTTACGGAATCAGAAGCGGATGCTATGGCAGAGCGCGTGAGCCGAGATGAGCAACTGTTTTTACGGACAATGGCGACCGAAGAACTCGGCCTAGATATGGAGGAAGATCCCCGCGGTCATTGGAAGAGCGCTGGTATTGGCAGCCTCTCGACACTAGTAGGCGGCCTCGTTCCCCTGATCCCGTTCTTCTTCATTCACGGTGTTTGGGCCATGATCATTGCTGCGATCGTGAGCATTTTGGCGCATTTTGCTGTCGGCGGTGCAAAGAGCGTCCTGACAGTCCGTAGTTGGTGGGTCAGCGGTCTGGAAATGACCGTGGTTGGCATCATTGTCGGGGTAGTCGCTTACGGGCTGGGATGGGTGGGCGAGATCGTCCTCCGCTAG
- a CDS encoding MFS transporter, producing MSLIVLMTMINYIDRGTVSYAAEPIIKLFHLNKSTWGEVLGFFGYGYMVGSILGGMLSDRKGPKFVWLLAGTLWSIFEISMAFAGNIGMAVFGGSALAGFAVFRIAFGVSEGPLFSTMNKTVANWAAPKEKGFMQSFGLFGVPFGSLITAPVAVGLLSITTWQTTFILLGVLGLIWVGIWAKVFRNKPEEHPRVSPEELAVIRSQDGVVQNETTLVESEHQHIPWYHFFKSRTLILNAIGYFAFQYVNFLILTWTPKYLQDNFHYSLGKLWYMGMIPWIGACITVLLGGQISDALRKKTGSLKIARSGLAVVSLILTAICFLLIPTIHSIGGVLLLMAVGNAFNFLPNSVYWTVVIDTEPSKAGSFGGVTHFITNIATVVAPTLTGFLVTANGYSAMFVAAAVAAIVGMLAMLFVSPGRRRIGQANTSFTANR from the coding sequence ATGTCATTGATCGTGTTGATGACCATGATCAACTATATCGATCGCGGCACTGTATCGTACGCAGCCGAACCTATCATCAAGCTGTTCCACCTGAACAAGTCGACATGGGGCGAGGTACTCGGATTCTTTGGATACGGGTACATGGTCGGTTCTATTCTGGGTGGAATGCTGTCAGACAGAAAAGGCCCGAAATTCGTTTGGCTTTTGGCTGGCACGCTATGGTCTATCTTCGAAATTTCGATGGCGTTTGCAGGCAACATCGGCATGGCGGTGTTTGGCGGGTCAGCACTTGCCGGCTTTGCTGTATTTCGAATCGCATTTGGCGTGTCGGAAGGCCCGTTGTTTTCCACAATGAATAAAACGGTTGCAAACTGGGCCGCACCAAAAGAAAAGGGATTCATGCAATCATTTGGTTTATTTGGCGTTCCATTCGGTTCTTTGATCACGGCTCCCGTTGCCGTCGGGCTTTTGTCTATCACGACTTGGCAAACCACGTTTATCCTCTTAGGAGTACTCGGTCTCATCTGGGTTGGTATCTGGGCGAAGGTGTTTAGAAACAAACCTGAGGAGCATCCGCGCGTAAGTCCAGAAGAACTAGCGGTCATTCGCTCTCAAGACGGGGTCGTGCAAAACGAGACCACGCTCGTCGAGTCCGAACACCAACACATTCCTTGGTATCATTTCTTTAAAAGTCGAACACTGATTCTCAACGCCATTGGCTACTTCGCATTCCAGTACGTGAACTTTCTCATTCTTACCTGGACACCGAAGTACTTACAAGACAACTTCCACTACTCTCTTGGAAAACTGTGGTACATGGGTATGATTCCTTGGATTGGTGCCTGTATCACCGTTTTGCTCGGCGGCCAAATCTCCGACGCATTGCGAAAGAAGACTGGAAGCCTGAAAATCGCCCGTTCGGGTTTGGCGGTTGTTTCGCTCATTTTGACGGCCATTTGCTTCTTGCTCATTCCAACCATCCACAGCATCGGTGGCGTGCTGCTCTTAATGGCTGTGGGCAATGCATTCAATTTCCTGCCAAACTCCGTTTACTGGACAGTTGTCATTGATACGGAACCGTCCAAAGCCGGGAGTTTTGGCGGTGTGACACACTTCATCACCAACATCGCGACCGTCGTTGCACCAACGCTCACCGGTTTCTTAGTGACGGCAAACGGTTATTCGGCCATGTTTGTCGCAGCTGCTGTTGCTGCCATTGTCGGCATGCTCGCGATGCTGTTTGTATCACCTGGGCGCAGGCGCATTGGTCAGGCCAATACCTCTTTTACAGCGAACAGATAA
- a CDS encoding tartrate dehydrogenase has translation MNQYEIAVIPGDGIGKEVVPAAIRVIDTLTDIHGGLSFKWTSFPWSCEYYLEHGAMMPEDGIQTLRNFDQIFLGAVGMPNLVPDHVSLWGLLIKIRREMQQSINVRPAKLLNGLASPLRDPEPFDLIVVRENSEGEYSEIGGRMHSGSDEMAIQSAVFTRKGTERAMRYAFDLAKKRRQHVTSATKSNGISHSMPFWDDVFKDVLKDYPDIATTSNHIDALAAFFVMKPHVFDVIVASNLFGDILTDLGGAIMGSIGIAPAANLNVERTLPSMFEPVHGSAPDIAGKGVANPLGQIWTGKLMLDFMGYEDLGKLLLDAIEHVLVSGIKTRDLGGRATTEDVTSAVIEYLKSCG, from the coding sequence ATGAATCAGTACGAGATCGCCGTAATCCCCGGTGACGGGATCGGGAAAGAAGTCGTTCCAGCGGCAATTCGAGTCATTGACACACTGACAGACATCCACGGCGGCCTGTCATTCAAGTGGACGTCATTTCCATGGAGCTGCGAGTACTATTTGGAACACGGTGCCATGATGCCGGAAGACGGAATCCAAACGCTCCGGAACTTCGACCAGATTTTCCTCGGTGCTGTCGGCATGCCAAATCTCGTCCCGGATCACGTTTCGCTCTGGGGACTGCTCATTAAAATCCGACGTGAGATGCAACAATCCATCAATGTCCGCCCGGCGAAGCTGCTCAACGGCTTGGCGTCCCCTCTTCGCGATCCTGAGCCATTCGATCTCATTGTCGTCCGCGAGAACTCCGAAGGCGAATACTCCGAGATTGGCGGACGGATGCACAGTGGCAGCGACGAAATGGCCATCCAAAGCGCCGTGTTCACGCGTAAAGGCACAGAGCGGGCCATGCGATACGCGTTCGATCTCGCTAAAAAACGGCGGCAGCACGTCACAAGTGCCACGAAATCAAACGGAATTTCTCACAGCATGCCATTCTGGGATGATGTATTCAAAGACGTTCTCAAGGATTATCCGGATATTGCCACGACGAGCAACCATATTGACGCGCTAGCTGCGTTTTTTGTCATGAAACCCCACGTATTCGACGTCATTGTGGCGTCAAATCTGTTCGGCGATATTTTGACCGATCTCGGCGGTGCCATCATGGGCAGCATCGGGATCGCTCCTGCCGCCAACCTCAACGTTGAACGAACACTGCCGTCTATGTTCGAACCGGTACATGGTTCAGCACCCGACATCGCAGGCAAAGGGGTAGCCAATCCGCTCGGCCAAATCTGGACAGGAAAACTGATGCTCGACTTCATGGGGTACGAAGACCTCGGCAAGTTACTTCTGGATGCCATTGAACACGTTCTTGTGTCTGGCATCAAAACGCGTGATTTGGGCGGAAGGGCAACCACAGAAGACGTCACCAGCGCGGTCATTGAATACCTAAAGAGCTGTGGCTGA